One region of Leptotrichia trevisanii DSM 22070 genomic DNA includes:
- a CDS encoding metal ABC transporter permease gives MDFSFEIQLIAIMVASACSILGTFLVLKSMAMVSDAITHTILLGIVIAFFAVHDLNSPLLIIGAGIVGVLTVYLVELLNSTRLVKEDSAIGVVFPLLFSIAVILISMYAGNVHLDVDSVLLGELAFAPFNRVQIFDFSVAKGLVTTFVIFLINVSFVTVFFKELKISVFDKALAITLGMKPVLIHYMLMSLVSMTAVASFEAVGSILVVAFMIGPPITAYLLTDKLKVMIGLSIVLGAVASVAGFHFARLFDISIAGSIAVAIGIIFLLTLIFSPRKGLIFTINRKRTQKMVFSVRILLIHLSNHVNTKQEKDECGIDTIDNHLRWNKGFLNKVIKKAKKEKYIYVDSSVYKLSEKGEKYLQLNNS, from the coding sequence ATGGATTTTTCATTTGAAATACAGTTAATTGCAATAATGGTGGCAAGTGCCTGCTCAATTTTGGGAACATTTCTGGTTTTAAAAAGTATGGCGATGGTTTCAGATGCGATAACACATACTATTTTGCTTGGAATTGTAATAGCGTTTTTTGCAGTTCATGATTTGAACTCCCCTTTGCTAATCATTGGTGCGGGAATAGTTGGTGTTTTAACCGTTTACCTTGTGGAACTTCTTAATTCGACAAGGCTTGTCAAGGAAGATTCTGCAATTGGAGTGGTTTTCCCGCTGTTATTCAGTATTGCTGTAATTTTAATTTCAATGTATGCTGGAAATGTACATTTGGACGTTGATTCAGTATTGTTGGGAGAACTGGCATTCGCACCGTTTAATCGGGTACAGATATTTGACTTCAGTGTTGCAAAAGGGCTAGTTACAACTTTTGTAATATTTTTAATAAATGTATCTTTTGTTACTGTTTTTTTCAAGGAGTTAAAAATATCAGTATTTGACAAGGCTCTTGCAATAACACTTGGAATGAAGCCGGTATTAATTCACTATATGCTAATGTCGCTTGTATCAATGACGGCAGTGGCATCGTTTGAGGCAGTTGGTTCAATACTGGTAGTTGCCTTTATGATTGGGCCTCCAATTACAGCGTATTTATTGACAGATAAGTTAAAAGTAATGATTGGATTAAGCATCGTTCTAGGAGCTGTGGCAAGTGTGGCTGGATTTCATTTTGCAAGGCTTTTTGACATTTCAATCGCAGGAAGTATCGCAGTTGCAATCGGTATAATTTTTCTTTTAACATTGATATTCTCTCCAAGAAAAGGGCTAATTTTCACAATAAACCGAAAAAGAACTCAAAAAATGGTATTTTCAGTCAGAATTTTACTAATCCATTTATCAAACCACGTAAATACTAAGCAGGAAAAAGATGAATGTGGAATTGACACCATTGATAATCACTTACGTTGGAATAAAGGATTTTTGAATAAAGTTATTAAAAAAGCTAAAAAGGAAAAGTATATCTATGTAGACAGCAGTGTTTACAAACTTTCTGAAAAAGGAGAAAAATATTTGCAGTTAAATAATAGTTAA
- a CDS encoding metal-dependent transcriptional regulator — MSRSIEDYLKGIYTLKKKKEYSNKKLAEYLNISPASVSEMIKKLVNDDYLTIDKKTVKLTEKGNGFALDIIRKHRVWEVFLFEKLGYDKEEVHKEAEILEHVTSDKLLQKLEKFLFYPKECPHGSPIFYDVKNFNEENIIKLSEAEEDDEIVILSVEDNIELYDYLRDLNINLKEEYIVEKKDPFDGPIYLKSKANNEKVVAFNAATMIKVYKKNEDMEETDYE; from the coding sequence ATGAGCAGAAGTATAGAAGATTATTTAAAGGGAATATATACTTTAAAAAAAAAGAAGGAATATTCCAATAAAAAACTTGCAGAATATTTAAATATCTCTCCAGCCTCAGTCAGCGAAATGATAAAAAAGCTGGTAAATGACGATTATTTAACTATTGACAAAAAAACAGTAAAACTTACTGAAAAAGGGAATGGATTTGCACTTGACATTATACGTAAACATAGGGTTTGGGAAGTTTTTTTATTTGAAAAGTTGGGATATGATAAGGAAGAAGTGCATAAAGAAGCGGAAATTCTGGAGCATGTAACAAGTGACAAGTTACTTCAAAAGCTGGAAAAATTCCTGTTTTATCCTAAGGAATGTCCACATGGCAGCCCAATTTTCTATGATGTAAAAAACTTCAATGAGGAAAATATTATAAAATTGTCTGAAGCTGAGGAAGATGACGAAATTGTTATACTAAGTGTAGAGGACAATATTGAATTATATGATTATCTGCGGGATTTGAATATAAATTTAAAGGAAGAATATATTGTGGAAAAAAAGGATCCGTTTGATGGGCCGATATATTTAAAAAGTAAAGCAAATAATGAAAAAGTAGTAGCTTTCAATGCAGCAACTATGATTAAAGTTTATAAAAAAAATGAAGATATGGAGGAAACAGATTATGAGTAA
- a CDS encoding metal ABC transporter solute-binding protein, Zn/Mn family: MSKNNVLKKLNLVIAVCVAMMLLISCGKGGAASGKKIKVTTTTTMLSDLVKTIGGDKVEVTGLMGEGVDPHLYSASAGDIEKLGNADIIVYGGLHLEGKMTEIFEKLTSQNKNILNVGDKLDKSKIHLVEENTPDPHVWFNTELWEKEAEAVEAELSKYDPKNSDYYKENLKKYKAELNELTTYVKTRINEIPEKSRVLVTAHDAFNYFGEQFGLEVKAIQGVSTDSETGTKNISDLANFIVERNIKAIFVESSVPKKSIEALQEAVKARGKEVKIGGELYSDSLGDEAHNTETYIKTVKANADTIVNALK; the protein is encoded by the coding sequence ATGAGTAAAAATAATGTACTTAAAAAATTGAATTTGGTAATTGCAGTATGTGTGGCAATGATGTTGTTAATATCTTGTGGAAAAGGTGGAGCTGCATCAGGGAAAAAAATAAAAGTTACAACAACAACAACAATGCTTTCTGATCTTGTAAAAACAATAGGTGGAGATAAAGTTGAAGTTACAGGGCTTATGGGTGAAGGAGTAGATCCGCATTTATACAGTGCCAGTGCAGGTGATATTGAAAAACTTGGAAATGCTGACATTATAGTGTATGGTGGATTGCACTTGGAAGGTAAAATGACAGAAATTTTTGAAAAATTAACTTCTCAAAACAAAAATATATTAAATGTTGGGGATAAACTGGATAAAAGTAAAATTCATTTAGTTGAAGAAAATACTCCTGATCCGCATGTATGGTTCAATACAGAATTATGGGAAAAGGAAGCTGAGGCAGTGGAAGCTGAATTAAGTAAATATGATCCTAAAAATAGTGATTATTACAAAGAAAACCTGAAAAAATATAAAGCTGAGCTAAATGAACTTACAACTTATGTAAAAACAAGAATTAATGAAATTCCTGAAAAAAGTAGAGTTCTTGTAACAGCTCACGATGCATTCAACTACTTTGGAGAACAATTTGGATTGGAAGTAAAAGCTATACAAGGTGTTTCTACAGATTCTGAAACTGGTACAAAAAATATAAGTGATCTGGCTAATTTCATAGTTGAAAGAAATATAAAAGCAATATTTGTAGAATCTTCTGTTCCGAAAAAAAGTATAGAAGCATTGCAGGAAGCTGTAAAGGCTAGAGGAAAAGAAGTTAAAATAGGTGGAGAATTGTACTCAGACTCATTGGGGGATGAAGCACATAACACTGAAACTTATATTAAAACAGTTAAGGCAAATGCAGATACAATTGTAAATGCATTAAAATAA
- a CDS encoding metal ABC transporter permease: protein MNILNLLIADHTFRTVALGCSLLGMVSGILGCFAVLRKQSLLGDAVSHASLPGVCLAFLFTNVKNTEVLLLGALITGIVCIGLIQLIQNYTKIKFDSALALILSVFFGLGLVLLSYLNKLPGANKSGLNKFIFGQASTFIKRDVNIILITGIVLLIIIILFWKEFKIVSFDSDFAKTLGFPSKKIEILISVLIVTTVIIGIQAAGVILISAMLISPAVAARQWTDKLSIMVILAAFFGGISGLLGTLISISESNLPTGPVIVIIISIIVIISILFSNKRGIVFKIIRNQKRKKEFREKLENKKAGLNNFKINNLERGK from the coding sequence ATGAACATATTAAATCTTCTTATAGCTGATCATACTTTTAGGACAGTTGCACTTGGTTGCTCACTGCTTGGAATGGTTTCTGGAATACTTGGATGCTTTGCAGTTTTGCGAAAGCAAAGTTTATTGGGAGATGCGGTTTCTCACGCTTCACTTCCTGGAGTTTGCCTGGCTTTTTTATTTACGAATGTGAAAAATACAGAAGTTTTGCTGCTAGGTGCGTTAATTACAGGAATTGTATGTATTGGTTTGATTCAATTAATTCAAAATTATACAAAAATAAAATTTGATAGTGCTTTGGCATTGATTTTATCTGTATTTTTTGGATTGGGATTAGTTTTACTTTCTTACTTGAATAAATTGCCGGGTGCGAATAAATCGGGATTAAATAAATTTATTTTTGGGCAGGCGTCAACATTTATTAAAAGAGATGTAAATATTATTCTGATTACCGGGATTGTTCTTCTAATTATAATTATTCTTTTCTGGAAGGAATTTAAAATTGTTTCATTTGACTCTGATTTTGCCAAGACATTGGGATTTCCAAGTAAAAAAATTGAAATATTGATTTCCGTATTGATTGTAACTACTGTAATAATCGGTATTCAGGCGGCAGGAGTAATTTTAATAAGTGCAATGCTTATTTCTCCGGCGGTTGCAGCACGGCAATGGACGGACAAACTTTCAATTATGGTAATTTTGGCAGCATTTTTTGGAGGAATATCAGGTTTGCTTGGAACTTTGATTAGTATAAGTGAAAGCAATTTGCCTACCGGGCCTGTTATCGTTATAATTATAAGCATAATCGTGATTATTAGTATTCTTTTTTCAAATAAAAGAGGGATTGTATTTAAAATTATAAGAAATCAGAAAAGAAAAAAAGAATTTAGGGAAAAGCTTGAAAATAAAAAAGCTGGATTAAATAATTTTAAAATAAATAATTTGGAAAGGGGGAAATAA
- the dnaJ gene encoding molecular chaperone DnaJ has product MAKKDYYEVLGVPKNASEQDIKKAYRSMAKKYHPDRNKDNPEAEAKFKEVQEANEVLSDPQKRAAYDQYGHAAFENGGAGAGGFGGQGFGGFGGAGGFDFEDLGDIFGSFFGGRSRSQGPRVHQGSDLRYNLKLTLEDVAFGTEKEIKYKREGQCKTCHGSGAEPGYHMKTCDKCGGSGHINMQQRTMFGVQSVIQECDKCHGTGKMPEKECHSCHGTGLEKETYTRKVRFPSGIETGQRLVVREGGNAGANGGIFGDLYVYITVEKHDIFERISEHDIHCEVPIKMTTAVLGGEVEVPTLKGKKKIVIPEGTQNGKIFRLRNEGIKYSRSENRGDEIVEIKVETPVNLTDKQKEILREFDGSLDNKKNFKKAHTFKDKIKRFFSKFEN; this is encoded by the coding sequence ATGGCAAAAAAAGATTATTATGAAGTGCTTGGCGTACCCAAAAACGCTTCGGAACAGGATATAAAAAAGGCGTATAGGAGTATGGCAAAAAAATATCATCCAGACAGAAACAAGGATAATCCTGAAGCTGAAGCCAAATTTAAGGAAGTACAGGAAGCAAATGAAGTATTAAGCGATCCACAAAAAAGGGCAGCTTATGATCAATATGGACATGCAGCATTTGAAAATGGGGGAGCTGGAGCAGGTGGCTTTGGTGGACAAGGTTTTGGAGGCTTTGGCGGTGCTGGTGGATTTGATTTTGAGGATTTAGGAGATATTTTTGGAAGTTTTTTTGGTGGAAGAAGTCGAAGTCAAGGGCCAAGAGTGCATCAGGGATCTGATTTGAGATATAACTTGAAATTAACGTTGGAAGATGTGGCTTTTGGTACAGAAAAAGAAATAAAATATAAAAGAGAAGGACAATGTAAGACTTGTCATGGAAGTGGTGCGGAACCTGGATACCATATGAAGACTTGTGATAAGTGTGGTGGTTCAGGACATATTAATATGCAGCAGAGAACAATGTTTGGAGTGCAAAGTGTAATTCAGGAATGTGATAAATGTCACGGAACAGGAAAGATGCCTGAGAAAGAATGCCACAGTTGTCATGGAACAGGCTTAGAAAAAGAAACATACACAAGAAAAGTAAGATTCCCGTCTGGTATTGAAACTGGACAAAGACTTGTTGTGAGGGAAGGTGGAAATGCTGGAGCAAATGGTGGAATCTTTGGGGACTTATATGTGTATATAACAGTTGAAAAACATGATATTTTTGAAAGAATAAGTGAGCATGATATTCATTGTGAAGTGCCTATAAAAATGACAACAGCTGTTTTAGGTGGGGAAGTGGAAGTTCCTACACTTAAAGGCAAGAAAAAAATAGTAATTCCTGAAGGAACTCAAAATGGAAAAATATTCAGATTGAGAAATGAAGGAATTAAGTACAGCCGAAGTGAAAACAGAGGAGATGAAATTGTCGAAATAAAAGTGGAAACACCAGTAAATCTTACTGATAAGCAAAAAGAAATCTTACGTGAATTTGATGGTTCATTAGATAATAAGAAAAATTTCAAAAAGGCACATACTTTTAAGGATAAAATAAAAAGATTTTTTAGTAAATTTGAAAATTGA
- a CDS encoding biotin transporter BioY, whose amino-acid sequence MKQNALINNIVKIETKEKEIVKNVLLVLGGVVFLSLMAQVMIPLPYTPVPITLGTFGVTLMALLYGRKLGTATILSYVAAGSLGAPIFAGAKAGSLFSATGGYILGYIVSTILLGYLADKGVTKSYVKTILSLMLSSAIILTLGALQLSLFVTGKNAFMVGVLPFLPGDALKSTAVTLLVPTLWKFIPRKDNNK is encoded by the coding sequence ATGAAACAGAATGCTTTAATTAACAATATTGTTAAAATTGAAACAAAAGAAAAAGAAATTGTAAAAAATGTTCTTTTAGTATTGGGTGGAGTAGTATTTCTAAGTTTAATGGCTCAAGTTATGATTCCATTACCTTATACTCCAGTACCGATAACACTTGGAACATTTGGAGTTACATTAATGGCATTACTATATGGTAGAAAATTAGGAACTGCTACTATACTTTCCTATGTTGCGGCAGGTAGTTTAGGTGCTCCAATTTTCGCTGGTGCTAAAGCAGGTTCTTTGTTTTCAGCAACAGGAGGATATATCTTAGGATACATTGTTTCTACAATTCTTTTAGGATATTTAGCTGATAAGGGAGTTACAAAATCTTACGTAAAAACAATTCTTTCGTTAATGCTTTCCAGTGCGATTATCTTGACATTAGGTGCATTGCAGTTATCGTTATTTGTAACTGGTAAAAATGCGTTTATGGTTGGTGTGTTGCCTTTCCTTCCAGGAGATGCGTTAAAATCAACTGCTGTAACATTACTTGTTCCAACACTGTGGAAATTTATTCCAAGAAAAGATAATAACAAATAA
- a CDS encoding metal ABC transporter ATP-binding protein, with translation MNQNVSDDVIIKVEDLTIAYEDKPVLWDVELGIKKGILMAIVGPNGAGKSTLIKAMLDLINPVTGEVKFYNEKYGKVRDKIAYVPQRGSVDWDFPTTVFDVVEMGRYGKVGWLKKVRKIDKEKTKEAIHKVEMDEFSDRQISQLSGGQQQRVFLARALVQDAEIYFMDEPFQGVDSKTEKSIVNILKKLRDEKKTVIVVHHDLQTVKDYFDYVTFINVSVIASGPVEEIFTPENIEKTYKSKKLTQNNKNQSEIEKED, from the coding sequence ATGAATCAAAATGTTTCTGATGATGTTATTATAAAAGTTGAAGATTTAACAATAGCATATGAAGATAAACCTGTTTTATGGGATGTTGAGCTGGGTATCAAAAAAGGTATTCTTATGGCGATAGTGGGGCCGAATGGAGCTGGGAAATCTACTTTGATTAAGGCGATGCTTGATTTGATAAATCCTGTCACTGGCGAGGTGAAATTTTATAATGAAAAATACGGTAAAGTAAGGGATAAGATTGCTTATGTACCTCAGAGAGGAAGTGTTGACTGGGATTTTCCGACTACTGTGTTTGATGTTGTGGAAATGGGACGTTATGGAAAAGTTGGATGGTTAAAGAAAGTTAGAAAAATTGATAAGGAAAAAACAAAGGAAGCTATTCACAAAGTGGAAATGGATGAGTTCTCAGATAGACAGATAAGCCAGTTATCTGGTGGGCAGCAGCAGAGGGTGTTTTTGGCACGGGCATTGGTTCAGGATGCTGAGATATACTTTATGGATGAACCTTTTCAAGGTGTTGACAGTAAAACTGAAAAATCTATTGTAAATATTTTAAAAAAATTACGGGATGAGAAAAAAACTGTAATTGTTGTTCATCACGATTTACAAACAGTAAAGGATTATTTTGATTATGTAACATTTATAAATGTTTCTGTTATAGCTTCTGGGCCTGTGGAGGAAATTTTTACTCCTGAAAATATTGAAAAAACATACAAAAGTAAAAAATTAACTCAAAATAATAAAAATCAGTCTGAAATTGAAAAGGAGGATTAA